The Nicotiana sylvestris chromosome 6, ASM39365v2, whole genome shotgun sequence genomic sequence CTTAGCCAAATTTCCATCTCTAACTTCCCAACTGATGCTTAAAAGATCTAGAAACTTATGAGGAGTCACCGTTTTAGGTGCCACTAGGTATTGATTTCTGAGATTCCCACTAAAACCAGCGTATCCCACTACTTCCTCAAGCATAGGGGTTAGCTCAAATTCAGcaaaatggaacacattatgCGCCGGATCTAAAagggtatcaaggcctcaattatgTCCGTTCTCGGCTTAATCTTCAGAAGACCAATAAGACCGCCCAAAGCTTTTATCACAGTATCTCTGTTGACTTcccctaaatcattccaccacatatggagttCTAACGGGATTTACTCGAGGACAgtgaaaggttcattttcaatcgtgctcatcctgcacatttatttaaagtgATCGGTTAAAAGACCATGATTTACTTTGACTCAAGAGAAAAATTAtcgattttttaaaaaaatatttgcaatttaaaacaaaacacTTTTGTGAATACAGCCCTTCAGCCCCTCAGGAAAGAAGATTTTAGGGCTGTGTTTACTAATCAACCAAAATTTGAAAAGGGACATTAGGTTGCTATTCTTGCAAAAGCAACCTTCCGGTGCCCTTTTTGGCCattttggctattttggacaagaatgacaTTACCTAATTTATCTAAGAATAGCGAcacttcaaatttttttttaaagttatttttgtaaaaatggagttggacccgatgagggttacctacgtatctgtcgacgccccctttttctaaggcgaaatcgggttttacgacattatggacaaaacaactcttattccctttcgagaattgggtttggaagttgaagagtcgccacctaatgattatagtgcattaggacactttaagaagggtttgagatgaagagaccagagattagggtaagggcttgagattatctcgaggggaaggtgttaggaacccctcaagatccactagtgtggttcccggccatactTAATTGTGACATTAAGAAGAGTACGAGTAGACAagcaaagtttgcacataagaaatataaacaagttgacaattttgaaagaagaaagacacaagtgattttttttttgaaaaaaaaggaaagcttAGTTTGAGGAAAACGTTAATTTAAATGaaggaaaagcaaagaaaagggtCCTATGTTTAactataatatggatcacttcggtgcaatacccagcaatcattctcacacgagatattagcgcaccggttatcatatccatattttacccttcccaccccgttaaggtattaaacgctATTAGTCTCGTTTATttattgcatgctaatacccgtcccaacctatcagtcctgGGGttttaggacttctaatcctaagggGAGGAGGAAGGGAAGtataggcatatatggagttgcaaaaggataaaatactagggcgtcaatcaaaacaaatagCAAATGAATAGGGAATGAAACAAACACACAAAAGGCTCATATAATCCCCATAAATCACATAGCaactagtttagcatgtcttgcgtgtactgatttggtctttaaaaaATTAAACAGCGGACAGATTGGTTCAACACGTAGATTTGGATAAAAATTCTACATTACGTAGCTCAGATCCAATTGTCAGTAGTTGAGGTATTTTAAACAAGTTACCGATTAAGCACCTAATGCAGAAGAGTTTAAGACAGAAGCTTGAAAATTGTAGGAATTCAGAGATAACTTGAAAAATCAGCAGAATTGTTTAAGTAGAAGTACAGTGAAATTGTGAAGTAGAGTTTTCAGAAGTAAgaatgattttaaaagaagagtgagttTGAAACCTGTTTTAAAAGAGAGCTTCATGAGACGAATAAAAATTCAGGCAGAGAGTTGAAaatgtttcaaaaaaaaatgcaagTTTAGGAAAATTGCAGACAAGTTTGGACGAGCTTTGTTTGAAAATGCTGAAGCCAATGGCCTGGTTATCACTTACGCAGATTTAGGCGAGTCtgaaaccctataggcaggatatatATACCTTGATTTTTAAGACTCGTTACTGTTTTTAAATGTTAAGGAAATGAGTATTTGATTACCCTACGGTTTGCCTAACGTTTCATgcattccctataggcatgatttctatatgcaattagTTGATTAGTAggccctataggcatgatttctaatgatTTGCAACATGGTTGAATATtaaatcctataaacatgatttctaaatgattgAATGAAAAAGAACATGAAacttatagacatgatctctagatGATTTAAAGCGTgaacctatatgcatgatatctaagtgattaaATAACAGCATTGgtcatataggcatggtatctaccctttatCAATAAAGTAAACTCCTCCCACACCCTTTACTAATACTCCCAAgttctttttacaaaaatattacagaaccagaagaaagaaaggaaaataattaaaaatacatCACAGCCTACAGTCAGATCCAAGCAGCCTAATTCAACCCTAATGCCCAACAatatgtgattaaccaattccgaatttccaaagccttctcctTACACAGAATGTTTTCAAAGTTCTAAGGAGTCTTAAGAACTCTAGGCAATGCTTAACACTCTGAGTAAATAGCAACAGATTAGTATAGTGTGGAAATgtcagccctcaggcatccaagttcaaagggagctcaagggtcccaaagcatggcttaccaaaggggggggggggcagaacaTAAGGAACTAGGAGTAAGTGTAAAGTGAGGGGAGTTGAGGGAATCAGAGCAaagggtggtcatacccagccatgagTATAGGCTACCACATCCCTGACCCTTTACTTGATCCAAACAAATAAAGAGCAGACTTTTTAAAGTCAGACTTGAGCCTGGATGGTGATTAAGACACTACCAGACTCTAGTCAAGACTCAGCACATAAAGGGGGAAGAAGGGAATGAGACTGATTTGAGTAAGGTTCAAGAGAACCTGGTCCCAGGTCATGGATAGCAATGGGATGCTACCCTAACCTAGAACAGTACTCACACATAAGGGGTTAAAGGGAAAGGGTTCACATGGAAAGCATGTATAGAAAAACATCAAGGAAGGACAAGGAAGCATAACAGAACAAAAAGGTGCAGAAACATGAAGAAAGAACATAACAGACTAAAGTATAGCTACAGAATACAGGAAAGCACAATACAAATATATAGTGAGGGACATGTGAAAGggagaagtaaacacatagttttggagaATGTTATTTAACttatggagacataccagttgcaacttTAAAACAGCAGAACAAACAAAGCAAGAAAACAGCCAGAGAGTCCACTCAAGCCTCAGCAAACACTTGAGAAAAGCAAGCAAGATTatatagtctagccttggctttcagccgactagacacaGCAGTAGTACTAATAGTGGTAAAGAGAAGAGAGattttagtgtgtgtgtgtttttgaactctattgtttgtgtgtttaaagaaaaaagagcagggtatttatagtttaatAACCAGGCAAGTAAGCAAGGCAAAGAATAGTTCAGTATCAATTAGAATCAATCAGGAGAAgggattcctttaattaaggagtccaaatttgaacggtaaaagggcagagttttatttaaggaaagaaaatcaagtaacacattgggcaatgaagggtaaatacataagggaagtttaaaaatacacggttaggtaaataaggtaagaagtaaatcaactagtacatagtaaatcaaggaatcaaggattcgaaatcaataatgaaccaagtcagaaaaaggtCCAAATTAGACAAAGAAAGAATCAAACAAGCTCACATAATGGTAGTCTGAAATCAATCCCCAAAATTAGGGTTATTTCGAGAGGGAAAGGTCTGACTATAAAGAGTGCATAGCTTTAAACATGCGAGGCTGGAATTAAACAAACAGAGTGGTCATGCAATCAAGAGTAGAAGAACATAGCTAGAAGAGAGTGTCAGATAGCATGAGAGAAATCAGAAGGTCTTGCAAAGCTTAGCAAGAATCAGAGAACATGAGACGAacttagaaattagggtttttgaaatcaaactAGTTTAGACACAGGAAGCAAAACAATCGCGCACAAGTGTTTTGAAAAcccccaaaatctagggtttcctcCATAGATTAAATGTAAAGACGAAACCGTAGAAAATCAGGCAAAGTAAACTCAGAAAATCCAAGGAACATAAACATTTCATGGAATCATAATGAAAGAAAACATAGTAAAGGAAATCACTAGCAAACCCTAGGAGGAAatacaataaaagaaaaatacatagaaaCCATACTGAAAACACTTAGGAGTTACAACAAAGCAAAATACGTTAAGAAATCACAGTAGAACAAGTAAAAATCAAGGAAACCCTAGGTTCGAGAAGACGAacagttttgaaagcaaaaacttgaaatgatgTAAGAAACACTTTAAAAACCTCAGAAATAGCACGGATCTAAAGTAGATCTAGAGAGAAACAAGAAAACCTCGAAATGgcatagggtttcagagaaaccctagaaaatgagaaaggcctggaaaagGGGCTGGTCCGAGTCGGGATGGACTCATAAGGCTAAGACACGCCGGAGATGagccggagatggccggagaaggtgaaGGGAGCTCATCGGAGAGGCGAGGAGGTGGAAGGTTCCAGAGAGAGTGAGAGATAGAGATATAGAGACGAGTGGGTGAATGAGAAGGGATTGGGGGGTCGttaggttaaaaaaggaaagggcaaaCGGGGGCCGTTGATTAAAAcaatcaacgaccacgattttaAAATGGGATCAGGGAGAGTTCGTTTAAttgggtctgggtcgggtagaaATGAAATTGAATTGGGAATTGGGGGGTTataattaggctataattgaaatcaaaaagaggctaaaattgaaatagccatttttcccttttgaatttataaaaatagtaaaagatgttaaaaatcaaattaaaaatactgggttGATAAAAATATgtaggtattaatttaaaaatattaggattgattttgtaataaaaattgctattaaatctagaagtaggctaaaattgcaatttcatgcatttttagtttaaaaataccaaatagacttgtaaaattatgcaaaaatcatgtaaattatattttgacGTAAATGTGAGAGTGAAATAAATTATTTACCAAAATGGcaagttttgggaataattaatggattttatagtgcacaataggccataaattggtcttaaaaattattaaaaatgccaaaatcttttGGGGTGCTCATATATGcacacatatgctattttgaaaatatatagggaaaaattgggtatcaacagctacccctctttacccaaggaggatgaaagagttgtcaggtaaagacaagatggccaattttgaccagatCGGTGATTGAAAAGAGTTTTGACTGAGCCCTggcttttgagctgcctacatatccctggttttacaggaatcaggccatatgtagttcaggaaccattgacggagTATGTCGATGGAAATTCGAAAAGACGGATGAAATGATTAGATTTGAAAAGGTGTTTGGAGTCGAATAGGCTGCGGAggaccggagcgggatcgctcctactgAGACGGTCGTTTGCTAGCCGGTGTACATGCAAATAAGCAAAGTGacgtatattgtgcataattaaaacatgatgcaagttcccgttggaccatgaatattgtcttcggacggttaggatgacgtcctcggactatgatgtcctgggccatgaagagcataaaagtaaagattcgcaggccatgaaatggtgttctcgggatatgcagatgatgcctccgaactatgacgcctttgaataagttggcaATTTTTCAGCCTatgagaaggtggcaatctttcagccaaatgaatgcaaatagtggcgatttttcagccaagGCTTGAATTTGAAtacaggtggcgatatttcagccgaagtgagaatttaaataaagtggcgatatttcagccatgcaggatggagacagagcttagtctcgaaaggcagatagatagccttatgaaatatggaggtagagcttaacctcggaaggcagagagtagccttatgcaaaatgcggatggagacaaagcttagtctcggaaggcagatagataaccttatgcaatatggaggtagagcttaacctcgaaaggtagagaggtagccttatgcaatgcaggaaatgcggatggagacaatgcttagtctcgaaagccagataaggtagccttatgcaggatggaggtagagcttaacctcgaaaggcagataagtagccttatgcaagaatgcaaatggagacagagcttaatctcgaaaggcagataagtagccttatgcaggatggaggtagagcttaacctcgaaaggcagataagtagccttatgcaagaatatagatggagacagagcttagtctcgaaaggcagataagtagccttatgcaagaatgcagatggagacagagcttagtctcaaaaggcagataagtagccttatgcaggatgcagatggagacagagcttagtctcgaaaggcaaataagtagccttatgcaggatggaggtagagcttaacctcgaaaggcagataagtagccttatgcaagaatgcagatggagacagagcttagtctcataaggcagaaagtagccttatgcagtgcaggaatgtaaaggagcaaatagtagtaattttcttagctgataggcgATTGCAATATCATGACTGCTGGGGAATATTAGGTgtagatagtagacctttgtgagTTGACTGATTGTTTCGAGAGTTTCAACTTTGAAGAGTGAATGCATTTTGCATTGCGATTtgagttcctgcatccaaagaaaattagtgagttctgtagagggggaaggttagttcgtatcccttggctcctgacattacgtatcattggggtagcactGCTAAACGACGGTGATGCAAATGATGTTTATGCATGATTGAGTAAATgtaatgtaagtatatatattttgaaaaaaaatgattttattttggatgaaccaacaactgcaacgtggttcaagacacagcaaccttgcttgctccgaaattttgagggtcctcctcaaaattctgccccagttcactgggctggcgctgctgacggctgtgctgaataaCTGAAAGTGGATCgattccagaattttgagggtcctcctcaaaattctgccccagttcactgGGCTGGCGCTGCTGATGGCTGTGCTGAATAACTGAAAGCGGATCgattccagaattttgagggtcctcctcaaaattctgccctagtttactgGGTTGATGTTGATGCGAAAGCCGACAAactaacttcggaattttgaggatcctcctcaaaattctaccccagttccaatagcggggaaaatggaatttttattaaaatgtgaccgaacccatagggctgcctacgtatcccctcttaaacgggaatcaggtcaggcgtaattcaaattacatcataaagaaaAGCATATGATCAAATGTAGTATCTCTTTACTGCGTCTGAGTTGATTGGCTTCGGCTAGACTTCtgcgtccatttctgcaagaataagggctcatCCGGTTAGGActcgatgaaccatgtatggaccctgccaattgggagagaatttccctttggcttcttcttgatgtggaaatatcttcttcaacaccagttgtcctggtgtaaacttccttggtttaactctCTTGTTGAAAGCTATGGACCTTCTGTTCTGGTATAACTGACCGTGACagactgcattcatcctctttccatctatgagggctaactgctcgtagcgaccttttgcccattctgcatcatctaaCTCGGCTTCTTGTAGGATCCTTAATgatggaatttctacctcagcgggaatgaccgcctctgtaccataaaccagcatgtagggggttgcctcggttgatgtgcggactgtggtacgttaacccaataaggcgaatgacaacttctcatgccattgtttgtgcctctcgatcatcttccttagtattttcttgatatttttgttggccgcttctacggctccattcatatGCGGTCTATAAGCCGTAgagttcttgtgtctgatcttgaaagtctcacacattgttttcatcaggtcgctgttaAGATTGGAACTGTTgtcggtgatgattgactctggaattccgaaccgacaaacagtACGATCGtggacaaaatctgctaccaccttcttggtaactactttgtatgatgctgcttcaacccatttagtaaaataatcaattgctaccaagatgaacctgtgcccgtttgacgcggtaggctcgattggaccgataacatccattccccaagcggtgaacggccatggtgagcttgttgcattaagctcgtttggaggcacttttatcatatctgtATGTATCTAACAgcgatggcactttcggacatactggatgcagtctgtttccatagtcatccagaaatatcctgctcggagtatcttctttgctaaaacaaaaccattcatgtgcggtccgcaggtccctgaatgtacttcctccaataacttggttgcttcccttgcatcaacacaccttagtaaacccaaatcaggattcctcctgtacaggattcctccgctatgaaagaaattattggatagtCTCCGAAGCGTGCGTTTCTGGGTAGCATTGGCAAGCTCTGGATGTTCTCCTGTggtcaaatactctttgatgtcgtggaaccatggtttcccgtcggcttcttcctcaacatgagcataataagctggttggtcatgaatattgacctggatggggtcaatgaaatttgtatctggatgctgaatcatagatgataaagtggcaagtgcatcggcgaactcattttgTACCCTGCGAACATGCTGCAATTCCGTCtttctgaacctctttctcaattcctgtatgtgatgcagataagggagtatcttaggattcttggttgcccattcttctcgaaccagatgtatgagtaggtccgagtctccgattactagtaactcctgaatgttcatatcaatggccagtttaatccctagaatgcaggcttcatattcggccatgttgttggtgcatgggaacctgagcttggcgaataccgggtaatgctgaccggtttctgataccaggactgctcctatgccaactcctttgaaatttgcagctccgtcgaaaaataacctccaaccatcataggattctgcaatatcttctcctatgaaagatacctcttcatcgggaaaatacgtttttaggggctcgtattctccgtctatgGGATTCTTGgtgagatggtccgccaaggcttgacctttgattgctttctaggttacgtaaacaatgtctaattcacttagcaggatctgccacttggcgatcttgccagtgggcatgggcttctgaaagatatactttagagggtccattctggatatgagataagtagtgtaagcacataagtaatgcctcaacttctgcgcgacccaagttagagcacaacaagtgtgttctaaaagagaataccgggcctcgtacggtgtgaacttcttactgagatagtagatggatttctcctttctccctgtttcatcatgttgtcctaaaacacaaccgaatgctctatccgataccgcaaggtaaagcaataggggtcttcctggctcaggtggaaccaagaccggcagcgttgataggtattccttgattctgtcaaaagctttatgacagtcatcagtccatttggtagcaacgtccttcttcaacattttgaagatgggttcacaaatgaccgtggaatgagctatgaaccggctgatatagttgagtcttcccaggaaactcatcacgtccttcttgttttttggcggcggcaattcttggatagctttgacctttgatggatccaattctattcctcgacgactcacgatgaaacccaataattttccagcaggaaccccgaatgcacacttggcaggattcagtttcagattgtacctcctcagtctgttgaagaactttcttagatctgccatgtgatccctggctttcttggatttgatgatgacatcatccacatatacctcgatctccttgtgtatcatgtcatgaaagatggtagtcatggctctcatgtaggtagcaccGGCATTTTTCAATCCAAACAGCATCATTCTATAACAGTACATCCCTCATGGCGTGATAAacgccgttttctctgcatcctcttcatccatccatatctgatggtacccagcgaaacaatcaacgaatgactgcagctcatgcttggcgcagttgtcgatcaagatgtgtatattcggcaaaggaaagtcgtctttgggactggcccggttgagatccccggtagtcgacacagactctaaccttcccatccttctttggtaccggcacaatgttggctaaccatgtcggatattctaccacCCTAAGAAccctggctttgacttgcttagtaacCTCTTCGTTaatcttcaaactcatgtctggcttgaacttcctgagcttctgctttaccggcggacatgtaggatatgttggcaacttgtgagctacaatggatgtgctgagaccagtcatataatcatatgaccaggcgaagatgtcctcatactcttttaagaACTcagtgtattctttcttttctgacggCGACAAGTGCACGCTAAtacgtgtttccttgacattctCAGTATCACCAAAATTAACAACCTCGGTCTCATCTagattagacttaggcctattct encodes the following:
- the LOC138871122 gene encoding uncharacterized protein — encoded protein: MLVYGTEAVIPAEVEIPSLRILQEAELDDAEWAKGRYEQLALIDGKRMNAVCHGQLYQNRRSIAFNKRVKPRKFTPGQLVLKKIFPHQEEAKGKFSPNWQGPYMVHRVLTG